In Polaribacter sp. L3A8, a genomic segment contains:
- the pdxH gene encoding pyridoxamine 5'-phosphate oxidase has translation MSKDLSNYRKSYEKQELLESTCPENPIELFQTWFINADTSNMVDESNAMTVSSMGLDGFPKSRVVLLKKYTWEGFIFYTNYNSEKGKAIAANNNICLSFFWPALEQQIIIKGTAEILAENLSDGYFESRPDGSKLGAWASNQSTVVASREELDGNLKAFEQKFEGEEILRPKHWGGYLVKPISIEFWQGRPNRMHDRIRYSLEEDFSWKKERLAP, from the coding sequence ATGTCTAAAGATTTAAGTAATTATCGAAAATCCTACGAAAAGCAAGAACTTTTAGAAAGCACTTGTCCAGAAAACCCAATAGAATTATTTCAAACTTGGTTTATAAACGCAGATACTTCTAACATGGTAGATGAAAGTAATGCCATGACCGTTTCTTCAATGGGTTTAGATGGCTTTCCTAAAAGTAGAGTTGTTTTATTAAAAAAATATACTTGGGAAGGTTTTATTTTTTACACCAATTACAATTCGGAAAAAGGAAAAGCCATTGCCGCTAACAATAACATCTGTTTGTCTTTCTTTTGGCCCGCATTAGAACAGCAAATTATTATAAAAGGAACCGCAGAAATATTAGCAGAAAATTTATCTGACGGTTATTTTGAATCGAGACCAGACGGAAGTAAATTAGGTGCTTGGGCTTCTAACCAAAGTACAGTAGTTGCATCTAGAGAAGAATTGGATGGTAATTTAAAAGCCTTTGAACAAAAGTTTGAAGGAGAAGAAATTTTGAGACCAAAACATTGGGGAGGCTATTTAGTAAAACCAATTTCTATAGAATTTTGGCAAGGGAGACCCAATAGAATGCACGATAGAATAAGATATAGCTTAGAAGAAGATTTTTCTTGGAAAAAAGAAAGATTAGCGCCATAA
- a CDS encoding SixA phosphatase family protein translates to MKTLYIVRHAKSSWEYSGIEDIDRPLKKRGIKDAHLMSKFLAKEVGRPDVFVSSSANRALHTAVIFCENFEYPLSNLKIKKQLYSFSDGYLVKTVNALDDGFNSAIIFSHDHGINTFVNKFGNKPISHVSTCGVIGIQFEDKHWKNIKKGKTFMIDFPKNHK, encoded by the coding sequence ATGAAAACATTATATATTGTTAGACATGCAAAATCTTCTTGGGAGTACTCAGGAATAGAAGATATAGACAGACCACTTAAAAAACGTGGAATAAAAGACGCCCATTTAATGTCTAAATTCTTAGCAAAAGAAGTTGGCAGACCAGACGTTTTTGTATCAAGTAGTGCGAACAGAGCATTGCATACAGCCGTTATATTTTGCGAAAATTTCGAATACCCATTATCTAACCTTAAAATAAAAAAACAGTTATATAGTTTTAGCGATGGTTATTTAGTAAAAACGGTAAATGCTTTAGATGATGGTTTTAATTCTGCTATTATTTTTAGCCACGATCATGGTATCAATACATTTGTAAATAAGTTTGGTAACAAACCAATTTCTCATGTATCCACTTGTGGGGTTATCGGTATTCAATTTGAAGATAAACATTGGAAAAACATAAAAAAAGGGAAAACATTTATGATAGACTTCCCTAAAAACCATAAATAG
- a CDS encoding Ppx/GppA phosphatase family protein has protein sequence MLEIKKYGAIDIGSNAIRLLIANVIVSEDKEPQFKKSSLVRVPIRLGADAFVGEGMISEKNTTRMINAMEAFKLLMDVHGVERYKACATSAMREAENGKEIVAKILKETGVKIDIIGGKEEAAIISSTDLNQLIEGDNSYLYVDVGGGSTEFTIFSEGKILISKSFKMGTVRLLNNKKSVNKEIFANVEKWIKKNTKNLKKVSLIGSGGNINKLFKMSGRAEGKPISYIYLNAQYQFLKQMSFDERVSELSLNPDRADVIIPATKIYLSAMKWSGARKIYVPKIGLSDGIIKSLFYNKL, from the coding sequence TTGTTAGAAATTAAAAAATACGGTGCAATAGATATTGGCTCCAATGCAATTAGATTACTCATTGCCAATGTAATTGTATCTGAAGACAAAGAGCCTCAATTTAAAAAATCTTCTTTAGTACGTGTTCCTATTCGTTTAGGAGCAGATGCTTTTGTTGGTGAAGGAATGATTAGCGAAAAAAATACAACAAGGATGATAAATGCTATGGAAGCATTTAAATTATTAATGGATGTTCACGGCGTAGAAAGGTATAAAGCTTGTGCAACTTCTGCAATGAGAGAAGCAGAAAACGGCAAAGAAATTGTAGCAAAAATTCTTAAAGAAACAGGCGTAAAAATTGATATTATTGGTGGTAAAGAAGAAGCTGCTATCATTTCATCTACCGATCTAAATCAATTAATAGAAGGTGATAATTCTTATTTATATGTTGATGTTGGTGGTGGTAGTACAGAATTCACCATCTTTTCTGAAGGAAAAATTCTTATTTCAAAGTCCTTTAAAATGGGTACAGTACGTTTGTTAAACAACAAAAAATCTGTTAACAAAGAAATTTTTGCCAATGTAGAAAAGTGGATTAAGAAAAATACTAAAAATTTAAAAAAAGTATCCTTAATAGGTTCTGGAGGTAACATTAACAAGTTATTTAAAATGTCTGGACGAGCTGAAGGAAAACCAATTTCTTATATTTACCTTAATGCGCAATATCAATTTTTAAAGCAAATGTCTTTTGATGAGCGCGTTTCTGAGCTTAGTTTAAACCCAGATAGAGCCGATGTAATAATACCGGCAACCAAAATTTACCTCTCTGCAATGAAATGGAGTGGTGCTAGAAAAATTTATGTGCCTAAAATTGGTCTTTCAGACGGAATTATTAAAAGCTTATTTTACAATAAGTTATAA